ccatccgtccccccagaaccccccaggTGCCCTCAAGGCCCCCCAGAAgccccccccagatgcctcccGACCCCCCACATCTCCATccgtccccccaacccccccccagatgccctcaagacccccccaaacccccccagatgccctcaaggaccccccaaacccccccagatgccctcaaGGACCCCCCAACCCCGCCCCAGGTGCCCTCAAGACCCCCGAGAAGCCCCCCTAGGTGTCTCCCGACCCCCCCAGATACCCTCaatgccccccaaacccccccagatgccctcaaggaacccccaaacccccccaggtgccctcaatgcccccccaaaccccccccagatACCCTCAAGGacgccccaaaccccccccagatgccctcaaGACCCCCGAGAAGCCCCCCAGATGCCTCCCGACCCCCCCAGATACCCTCAaggccccccagagcccccccaggtgccctcaaggacccccccaacccccccccagatgccctcaaGGATCTCCTaacccccccccaggtgccctcAAGACCCCCCAGaagcccccccagatgcctcccGACACCCCCatgtctccatccatccccccaaacccccccagatgccctcaagacccccccaaactccccccagGTGCTCTCAAGGTCCCCCAGAAGCCCCCCAGATGCCCTCAaggaacccccaaacccccccagatgccctcaaggccccccagagcccccccagatgccctcaaggatccccccaaaccctccccagatgccccccaaacccccccatctACCCTCCaggcccccccgacccccccagccGCCCTCCaggcccccaaaacccccccagatACCCTCAaggaccccccagaaccccccagaTGCCCTCcaagccccccaaacccccccaggtGCCCTCAATGCCCCCCAGAAGCCCCCGAGCTACCCTCcaggccccccaaacccccccagataCACTCAAagaccccccagaaccccccagaTGCCTCCCAAGCCCCCCCCAATCTCCTTttgtccccccaaacccccccagatgccctcaaCGTCCCCCAGaagcccccccagatgcctcccgacccccccagatgccctccaggccccccaaacccccccagatgccctcaaGGAACCCCCAAAGCCCCCCTAGATTTCTCACGACGCCTCCAGATGCCCTCAAtgctccccaaacccccccatctACCCTCcaggcccccccaaacccccccagatgccctcaaggatccccccaaaccctccccagatACCCTCAaggaccccccagaacccccccagccGCCCTTcaggccccccaaacccccccagatgcctcccAAGCCCCCCCCAGTCTCCTtttgtcccccccaaacccccccaggtgccctcaatgccccccaaaccccccccaggtGCCCTGAAGGCCCCCCAGatgcctccccacccccccacatgCCTTCcaggccccccaaaccccccatctACCCTCCAggctcccccaaacccccccagatgccctccaggccccccagagcccccccaggtgccctcaaggatccccccaaacccccccagataccccccagccccccccaaacccccccatctACCCTCCAGCCCCCCCCNNNNNNNNNNNNNNNNNNNNNNNNNNNNNNNNNNNNNNNNNNNNNNNNNNNNNNNNNNNNNNNNNNNNNNNNNNNNNNNNNNNNNNNNNNNNNNNNNNNNNNNNNNNNNNNNNNNNNNNNNNNNNNNNNNNNNNNNNNNNNNNNNNNNNNNNNNNNNNNNNNNNNNNNNNNNNNNNNNNNNNNNNNNNNNNNNNNNNNNNGcccaaatccacccccccccccccccacggagtccaaaccccccccaaaaggaagccaaaaatcccccccccccccccccccccccccccaggagcccaaAACACCCCCGTAAGggaccccaccccccccccccagggagcccaaaccccccccccaaaaagaagCCAAAAGTCGCCCCCCCCCAAGGgagcccaacccccccccccagagtccaaacccccccccaaaaaggaagCCAAAAATCACCCCCTCCGGGgagcccaacccccccccacagagttcaaacccccccccccccccaaaaggaacCCAAAAAtcgtcccccccccaaaagggaccccaaccccccccccccccagagtccaaatccccccccagactccaaaccccccccccccgcaaaggaagccaaacccccccccccccggagtccaacccccccccccaagggacaccccccccccaaaataccccccccaaccccccccccagaccccagaattctgccccccccccagaccccaaacccccccccagcgACCCCAAAACCGGACCaaagggggggggacgggacaccccacccccccccccggaccccaaaatacccccccccggggaccccaacccccccctcgggagcccaaacccccccccagggacccccaaactgcaccgggggggggggacaccccaaaatccccccccccccaggaaccccaaacccccccccgggacgccaaaatccccccccaagagaccccaaatcccccccccttagggccccataaccccccccccggggaccccataacccccccccccggggtgaggggggggggggggggacacacggatacccgccccatagcctgccccatagcctgccccatagcctgccccccaagtgccccccccgccccgtaccgAGGGCGAGGGAGACGTGGTCGCACATCCCCAGCAGCTGCCCGAAGCAGAcgctgcccccccccggcgggatgcccagctcctccatcctgccccacaagtggccgctatggggcaggccccgccccacacatccccctccccaccccccccaacacccctccccccccaccagggGGTGACACCCGCCCCCCCAAAacacctcccctcccccccccccatcatccttGGGGATGTTCTTCCAtcccgccccacaccctgccccacatcccgccccacaaGTGGCTGCTATGGGGCAGGCCCCGCCCcacacattccccccccccaacccctaagtgaccccccccgcccccccccgggggtgacaccccccctaaaacgcccccccaccccacccacaggGGATGCTTCTCCAccccgccccacaccctgccccacaagtggccgctatggggcaggccctgccccacacatccccctgccAACACCCCcacggcgcccccccccccccccggagtgACAACCCCCCCCTtaaaacacccccccaccccccccccatggggtgCTCCTCACCCCGCCCCACgccctgccccacaagtggccGCTATGGGGCTAGTCCTGCCCCACACGTTCCCCCCCAACCCCTAAGtgatcccccccccgcccagggggTGACACCCCCCTAAAACGCGCCCCCCCCGGGGGACGCTTCTCCAccccgccccacaccctgccccacaagtggccgctatggggcaggccctgccccacacatccccccccccgcccccaggcccccatggacacccccccccccccgtggcgATTAGCAACGCCCTAaaacacccccccctccccccccttcatGGGGGGGgctcctcccctcccgccccacaccctgccccacaccctgccccacaagtggccgctatggggcagggccccccccgccccacctcctCACGGCGTGCAGCACCGAGGCCTCGTTGTGGGTGGCCACCATCAGCCCGAAGCGGTCGCCGTCCCGCGCCGCCAGCCCCAGGGCCACCTCCAGGCActccccatagctgccccacaacTTGGGGGTCACAACGGGGcacccccggcggggggggggggcgggttgggggtcccgggggggttggAGATCCCCAAGGGGGAGTTTTAGGGTccttttggggggtttggggcccccggggtgggtttttgggggtcgTCCCACCTCCCggcctgccccatagctgccccacaaGTTGTGGGTCGCAACGGGGCACCCCcgggggggtggttgggggtccccaagggggattttggggtttgggggggggattttgggggtcccggggtgggtttttgggggtcccccccgccccacctccgagcctgccccatagctgccccacaaGTTGTGGGTCGCAACGGGgcacccccggggtgggggttgggggtccccaagggggaTTTTTAGggtctttttgggggggtttggggcctccggggtgggtttttgggggtcgTCCCACCTCCCggcctgccccatagctgccccacaaGTTGTGGGTCGCAATggggcacccccggggggggtgggggttgggggtccccaagggggattttggggtttgggggggggattttgggggtcccggggtgggtttttgggggtcaCCCCGCCCCACCTCTGAGCCTGCCCATAGCTGCCCCACAAGTTGTGGGTCGCAATGGGgcaccccccggggggggtgggggttgggggtccccaagggggattttggggtttggggggggattttgggggtcccagggtgggtttttgggggtcaCCCCCGCCCCACCTCCaagcctgccccatagctgccccacaacTTGTGGGTCGCAACGGGGCACTCccggggtgggggttgggggtccccaagggggattttggggtttgggggggggattttggggcccccggggtgggtttttgggggtcgCCCCGCCTCCCggcctgccccatagctgccccacaaGTTGTGGGTTGCAACAgggcacccccgggggggggggggttgggggtccccaagggggattttggggtttgggggggggattttgggggtcccgggaTGGGTTTTTGGGGGTCGCCCCACCTCCaagcctgccccatagctgccccacaaGTTGTGGGTCGCAAcggggcaccccggggggggtgggttgggggtccccaagggggattttggggtttgggggggggattttgggggtcccgggaTGGGTTTTTGGGGTCGCCCCACCTCTTaagcctgccccatagctgccccacaaGTTGTGGGTCGCAACGGGgcacccccggggcggggggttgggggtccccggggggggaattttggggtttttgggggggggtgggggtggattttgggggtcccgggggtgggatttgggggagtccccgccccccccaacttATGGGtcgcgccgtggggcagagccccccccccccccccccccccttcataaCCGACCTGCGGTGGGTGGCCTcgaggctgggctggagggggcctggccccgccccctcgggAGGCTCCGCCCCACGGATTGGCTCCGCCCCTCCAGGCTCCGCCCCACGGCTCGGCTCCGCCCCACGGATTGGCTCCGCCCCACGGCTCGGCCCCGCCCGCCGAAGCTCCGCCTCCAGGTAGGCCCCACGGACCAGCTTGACCCCAaaggctgccccatagcgccggGCGGCCGCCGCGTCCCCCTCCATCCGCCGACGGCCgtcctggggggcagccccacggccagcctcgggggggggtcggggcagggggggcggatgatctgccccacagctccccccccccccccccaccacgcacccgccccggcccgccgtggggctgccccacacggccccgaCCCACAGCGGGGATGGCAGATGGCAGCCCCACGGCTTCGCCTcccgcctcctgccccacacctgcaccccacatctcccacctctgccccacatctcccaccccacatctcccacctctgccccacatctcccacccCACACCTCCCATCTCTTGCCCCACACCTCCCACCTTCTGCCCCACACTTCCCACCTCCTACCCCACATCTCTGCCCCACACCTTGGCCCCACGCCTCCCATCTTCTGCCCCACACGTTCTGCCCCACATCTGCCACTTCCTGACCCACACCTCTCTTCTCCACCCCACACCTTCACCCCACAcctcccacctctgccccacaccttcgccccacacctcccacctcccaccccacccctctgccccacgtcTCTGCCCCACGcctcccacctctgccccacTTTTCCCACCCCACACTTCCCACCTCTGCCCCACACCTTCACCCCACATCTCCCACCTtcagccccacacctcccacctcccaccccacccctctgccccacacttCTGCCCCATgcctcccacctcctgccccacaccttcACCCCACATTTCCCACCTTCACCCCACACTTCCCACCTCCTGTCCCACAcctctgccccacacctcccacctcctgccccagaccttcgccccacacctcccaccccgcccctctgccccacacctcctgccccacacttcccccctcctgccccacgccttcaccccacacctcccccctcccgccccgcccctctgccccacagctccgcCCCACGcctcccacctctgccccacaCCTTCACCCCACACCTCCCACCTCTTGCCCCACGCCTtcaccccacatctcccccctcccgccccgcccctctgccccacacctcctgcctcccgccccgcccctctgccccacagctccgcCCCACGCCTCCCACCTCTTGCCCCACGCCTTCACCCCacgcctcccccctcccgccccacacttctgccccacagctcccccctcccgccccgcccctctgccccacagctccgcCCCACGGCCCCGCACCCGCAGGTAGGCCTGGTAGGTGTTCCAGACCCACGGCGCCCCCCGGTTGTGTCGCGCCGCCAGCGCCAGCgtcaccagccccagccccgggttCAGGTCACTCGTCTCCGCGTCCACCAGCAGCTGCACGCGCTGCCCCACGGCGGCCTGCGGAGGGCCCGGGCCCCACGGCCCGCCCCAtagccagccccacagccggccccgccaccagccccacagccggccccgcaccccccctccttctgccccacagcccccccggtTGCCACCCCATTCTCAGCCATTTCTCCATttctgccccacatcccgccccacaccccgccccatagccagccccacaccctgccccacagccagccccacagccaccttctgccccatagctgcccaaTTTCCCCCCCCATTCTCAGGCATttccccccttctgccccacaccctgccccacaccctgccccatagccagccccacagccagccccacaccccccgccttctgccccacagcccccccagttCCCACCCCATTCTCAGCCAtttctgccccacatcccaccccacaccccgccccatagccagccccacaccctgccccatagccagccccacagccagccccacagccagccccacgccCCCCgccttctgccccacagcccccccggtTGCCACCCCATTCTCAGCCATTTCTCCATttctgccccacatcccgccccacaccccgccccatagccagcccccacagccaccttctgccccatagctgcccgatttccccccccttctcagccattttccccccttctgccccacaccctgccccacaccctgccccatagccagccccatagccagccccacagccagccccatgCCCCCCgccttctgccccacagcccccccgttccccccctaTTCTCAGCCATTTCCCCCTttctgccccacaccctgccccacaccctgccccacagccagccccacatcccccaccccatagctccctcattcccctccatcccaccccacacccagccccacatcccccaccccatagctccctcattcccctccatcccaccccacacccagccccacatcccgccccacatccccccaccctgtgtcccataacccccccccaccaccacgtcccaccccacaccctgccccatagccagcctcacacacccccccccccccaacttctgccccacaccctgccccacagctcacCGCAGCCACCTCGTCCAGGCGCCGCAGCGCGACCCCCAAGTGCTGGTTCTCCCCCGGGGTCAGGAAGGGGAAGgcgggggcctgggggggggggggggcagttatggggcagggggtcattggggtggggggtgggggggggcagttatggggcagggggggggtcacttggggggggggacacacgcacccGGCCCCCCATGATGGCCGCCAGCCCCTCGGGGGTCAGCCCCGGCTCCGCCATCCGCCCCGAGAGCTTCTgctgtggggagatgtggggcagggaggtgtggggcagggaggtgtggggctggggggggggggtggtgtcccccgccccacacatcctcccctcccccaacaccccccccatccccccccgccccacacgtccccccccgccccacacatccccctctgccccacacgtccgcccctgccccacacatcacCGCTGCCCCACCCGGCCCTGCCCCATATGCCCCacacctctcccctgccccacacatccccccccgccccacatcccccccccgccccacacttCTCTCTGCCCTAcacatctccccctgccccacacttcccctgccccacatgtcccctcccgccccacacatcctcccccaccccactcctcccctgccccacacatccactgactgccccacacctcccccccgccctacacctgccctgccccacacatcccagcccagccccacacatcgcctcctgccccacacatcGGCCTCGCCCCAcacactccccccaccccacaaggCCCCCCCCGCCTTACAcccgccctgccccacacctcccgccctgccccacacgtcccttcctgccccacacatcctcccccacccttcccctgccccacacatccaccgcctgccccacacatcccccccgcCCTACACATCGCCCTTGCCCCACAcactccccctgccccacacatccctctgccccacacctctccccctgccccacacattcCCCCCGCCCCACGCTTCCCCTGCCCCACGCACCCACCCCACACAATCGCCGCTGCCCCACacatctcccccccgccccacacatccccctcaCCCCATACgttccctgccccacacatccccccgcccatctcccctcctgccccacacgctccccctgccccacacattccccctgccccatacatctccccctgccccacacatcccaaTCCTGCCCcacgcgcccccccgccccacacatccccctctgccccacacatccccctctgccccacacattGCTGCTGCCCCCCGGCATTCCCCCGCCCCACAGatgtgtggggctgccccccaactCACGCAGAGGCGGGCGCTCATCAGGGCCGTCACCTTCAGCTGCATCATGGGCCGGGGGCCGGTGGCGGCCGCCAGCCCCACACATTCCAGCGCCGCCCCACGGTTCGACTCGTACCACgtctccctgccccacacgcggggggagatgtggggcggGAGACCGTaacccccccctctcccccctccccgccccatatACTGGGGGAGAAGTGGGGCAGGACCCCTTGgatctccttccctgccccatagatgcgGTGCAGGACTCCTTAAATCCCCTTTCTCACCCCatagatgtggggcaggatgccTTAgaccccttccctgccccatagatgtggggcaggaccccttagaccccctccccaccccatagAAGTGGGACAGaacccctcaaaacccccctccccgccccatagatgtggggcaGAACGCCTTagaccccctccctgccccatagatgtggcgCAGGACTCCTTAAATCCCCTTTCTCACCCCATAGAAGTGGGGCAAGACCCCTTagaccccctccccgccccacagaAGTGGGGCAGAACCCGTTagaccccctccctgccccatagatgtagGGCAGAACCCCTGaaacccccctccccgccccatagaAGTGGGGCAAGACCCCttagaccccccccccgccccatagaagtGGGGCAAGACCCCttagaccccccccccgccccatagaagtGCGGCAGAACCCCTTAAATGCTCTTTCTCACCCCATAGATGTGGGGCAGAACCCGTTagaccccccctccctgccccatagaagTGGGGCACGACCCCTTAGACCCCGTCCCCGCCCCATAGAAGTGGGGCAGGACCCTTTAAATCCCCTTTCTCGCCCCATAGATATGGGGCAGGACCCCTcaaacccccctccccgccccatagaAGTGCGGCAGAACCCCTTTAATGCCCTTTCTCACCCCATAGATGTGGGGCAGAACCCGTtagacccccccccccttgccccatAGAAGCGGGGCAGGACCCTTcaacccccctccccgccccatggAAGTGGGGCAGGACCCTTTAAATCCCCTTTCtcgccccatagatgtggggcaGAACCCCTTagaccccctccccgccccatagaAGTGGGGCAGGACCCTTTAAATCCCCTTTCtcgccccatagatgtggggcaggacccctcaaaccccctccccgccccatagaAGTGGGGCAGGACCCTTTAAATCCCTTTTCTCACCCCATAGAAGTGGGGCAGGACCCCTtagacccccctccccaccccatagAAGTGGGGCACGACTCCTTagaccccctccccgccccatagaagtggggcaggacccctcagaccccctccccgccccatagaAGTGGGGCAGGACCCTTTAAATCCCCTTTCtcgccccatagatgtggggcaggacccctcaaaccccctccccgccccatagaAGTGGGGCAGGACCCTTTAAATCCCTTTTCTCGCCCCATAGAAGTGGGGCAGGACCCCTtagacccccctccccaccccatagAAGTGGGGCACGACTCCTTagaccccctccccgccccatagaagtggggcaggacccctcagaccccctccccgccccatagaAGTGGGGCAGGACCCTTTAAATCCCCTTTCtcgccccatagatgtggggcaggacccctcaaaccccctccccgccccatagaAGTGGGGCACGACTCCTTAAACCCCCTTTCtcgccccatagatgtggggcaggacccctcaAACCCCCCTTGCCGCCCCATAGAAGTGGGGCAGGACCCCTCAAACCCCCCTTGCCACCCCATAGAAGTGGGGCACGACCCCTcagaccccctccccgccccatagaagtggggcaggacccctcaacccccctccccgccccatagaAGTGGGGCACGACCCCTcaacccccctccccgccccatagaAGCGGGGCAGGACCCTTGAACCTACCcgtccttctcctgccccacatcctccTCGATGGGGAGGGCCAGCATGGGCCTCAGCCCCACGGCGCGCAGCCGCCGGGCGGTGGCCACCACCTCGCCGTGGGTCTGGCCCCCCACGAACTGCCCGTAGAAGGTGGCCCGCAGCAGCCGGCCCCACAACCgctcccccagcacccgccgCGACGCCCCcaggatctatggggcaggggagagagaacCGGCCTTCACCCGTCTCCCCCCGGCCTcttccctgccccatagcgctcGCCGTGGGGCTCGCCGTGGGGCTCACCGTGGGGGCGTGTCGCACCAGGGGCCCGATGGCGCAgagctgcagcaccagcagcgcccGCAGCAGcgcgccccacggctgccccac
This sequence is a window from Larus michahellis chromosome 30, bLarMic1.1, whole genome shotgun sequence. Protein-coding genes within it:
- the PRODH2 gene encoding hydroxyproline dehydrogenase; this translates as MGQEEREGGSVGRPTAGSRPPPVDLGGEGAFVGQPWGALLRALLVLQLCAIGPLVRHAPTILGASRRVLGERLWGRLLRATFYGQFVGGQTHGEVVATARRLRAVGLRPMLALPIEEDVGQEKDGETWYESNRGAALECVGLAAATGPRPMMQLKVTALMSARLCQKLSGRMAEPGLTPEGLAAIMGGRAPAFPFLTPGENQHLGVALRRLDEVAAAAVGQRVQLLVDAETSDLNPGLGLVTLALAARHNRGAPWVWNTYQAYLRDGRRRMEGDAAAARRYGAAFGVKLVRGAYLEAELRRAGPSRGAEPIRGAEPSRGAEPGGAEPIRGAEPPEGAGPGPLQPSLEATHRSYGECLEVALGLAARDGDRFGLMVATHNEASVLHAVRRMEELGIPPGGGSVCFGQLLGMCDHVSLALGTGRGGHLGGRLWGRLWGRLWGGAAGGVLGGP